One Hordeum vulgare subsp. vulgare chromosome 4H, MorexV3_pseudomolecules_assembly, whole genome shotgun sequence DNA window includes the following coding sequences:
- the LOC123447150 gene encoding probable flavin-containing monooxygenase 1, whose amino-acid sequence MEQGQAARATREAVPTVSRVAIIGSGVSGLAAAKQMAAYDPVVFEATPSVGGVWKHCVYRTTRLQTPRPSYEFSDYSWPNRDDPAFPTHTEVVDYLEDYADEFDLWRYISFGSKVVDIKFLGGAKAGFTELWSGTGKAPLQGKPTWEVGVATGGSDIVQYYKFEFVVMCTGKYGDVPRMPVFPLGKGPEVFKGRVMHSLDYCKLSEEETVELMRGKKVVVVGYKKSAIDLANECVQANQGEGGQACTMLVRTLHWMVPSYSIWGLPFFMFYSTRFSQLLYERPNQGFFRSLLCRLMSPLRAGVSKFIESYLSWKLPLAKYGLTPDHPFVEDYASCQLAFVPEGFFDMADRGLVRFQRALNGWWLSENGVVLEDGTEVEADLVFLATGFEGKDKLREVLPKPFRGVLVNNSSMMPLYHGTIHPLIPNMAFVGFVESASNLRTSELRCRWLAGLLEGRFELPSVEAMMGHVAGEADAMRRTTRFYQRHCISTYSIHDSDAMSADLSSATHHKSNWMAELFAPYNKEDYKKQ is encoded by the exons ATGGAGCAAGGTCAAGCAGcacgggccacgagggaggccgtGCCAACGGTGTCCCGTGTGGCCATCATCGGCAGCGGGGTCAGCGGGCTCGCGGCCGCCAAGCAGATGGCCGCCTACGACCCCGTGGTGTTCGAGGCGACGCCGTCTGTGGGCGGGGTGTGGAAGCACTGCGTGTACCGGACCACGCGCCTCCAGACGCCGCGCCCGAGCTACGAGTTCTCCGACTACTCATGGCCCAACCGCGACGACCCGGCGTTCCCGACCCACACCGAGGTCGTCGACTACCTGGAGGACTACGCCGACGAGTTCGACCTCTGGCGCTACATCTCGTTCGGGTCCAAGGTGGTGGACATCAAGTTCCTCGGCGGCGCCAAGGCTGGGTTCACCGAGCTGTGGAGCGGCaccggcaaggcccccctccaggGCAAGCCAACGTGGGAGGTCGGCGTCGCCACCGGCGGCTCCGATATTGTTCAG TATTACAAGTTCGAGTTTGTGGTTATGTGCACGGGAAAGTACGGCGACGTGCCGCGGATGCCCGTGTTCCCGCTAGGGAAGGGGCCGGAGGTCTTCAAGGGGAGGGTGATGCACTCGCTGGACTACTGCAAGCTGAGCGAGGAGGAGACCGTTGAGCTGATGAGAGGAAAGAAGGTTGTTGTGGTTGGGTACAAGAAGAGCGCTATCGATCTAGCCAATGAATGTGTTCAGGCAAACCAAG GCGAGGGAGGGCAGGCGTGCACGATGCTGGTGCGGACTCTGCATTGGATGGTGCCGTCGTACTCCATCTGGGGCTTGCCATTCTTCATGTTTTACTCGACACGTTTCTCCCAGCTGCTCTACGAGCGGCCCAACCAAGGTTTCTTCAGATCCCTCCTCTGCCGCCTCATGAGCCCACTG CGGGCAGGGGTGTCGAAGTTCATCGAGTCGTACCTGTCGTGGAAGTTGCCGCTGGCAAAGTACGGTCTGACGCCGGACCACCCCTTCGTCGAGGACTACGCCAGCTGCCAATTGGCCTTCGTCCCGGAGGGCTTCTTCGACATGGCGGACCGCGGCCTCGTGCGCTTCCAGAGAGCCCTCAACGGGTGGTGGCTCTCGGAGAACGGCGTCGTCCTGGAAGACGGCACGGAGGTGGAGGCCGAcctcgtcttcctcgccaccggcTTCGAGGGCAAGGACAAGCTCCGCGAGGTCCTCCCCAAGCCCTTCCGCGGCGTGCTCGTCAACAATTCCTCCATGATGCCCCTCTACCA CGGCACGATCCACCCGCTGATCCCGAACATGGCGTTCGTGGGGTTCGTGGAGAGCGCGTCGAACCTGCGCACGTCGGAGCTGCGGTGCCGGTGGCTGGCGGGACTGCTGGAGGGGCGGTTCGAGCTGCCGAGCGTGGAGGCCATGATGGGGCACGTCGCCGGCGAGGCCGACGCCATGCGTCGCACCACGCGGTTCTACCAACGCCACTGCATCTCCACCTACAGCATCCACGACAGCGACGCCATGTCCGCCGACTTGAGCTCCGCCACGCACCACAAGAGCAACTGGATGGCCGAGCTCTTCGCGCCATACAACAAGGAAGACTACAAGAAACAGTAA